A stretch of DNA from Zootoca vivipara chromosome 16, rZooViv1.1, whole genome shotgun sequence:
GCATTCACGTAGAATACAATTAACTCTttagaactttttttttataaaaaaaatggccaTTTCCCCACACTTAAATTTAATGCTTCCATGTTAGCTGAGCTTAGAAGAACGGCACATGCTCAAAATATATTAGAGCAAGATGTTAGCCCCAGACAGTAAAATGAGATGGCTCCTGCATTATCTGATTTAAGGTATTACTACttagctttaaagccctaaatagctttGGGTTCAGATGCCTGAAAGTGTGCCTTTTCCTGCCTATGTCTTCTGGAAACACCCTTCTCTGGGGAACTTTTCTTTTAATCCAGCAGGTATTTTAACTGAAGCTTGATTCTATAGTTTTAAGCAACTACATACATCTCATATtaatgtactgtatctgaagaagaaatattttaaatacatgcaGCTGCTATTTCAGAAGCTTCAAAATTAAAATACCACTCACTGCAGGTGAGAGACAAAACTGGTGAGGGTCTAGCATCAAAGCAGATCCAGTGAAACAAATTAGGTGGTAAAGTCAGTAAAGATCAACATCtgggaaaaaaacactgggtagTAATcgactaagttttactcagactagaccaggcacccccaaactcggccctccagatgtttttgaactacaattcccatcttccccgaccactggtcctgttagctagggatcatgggagttgtaggccaaaacatctggagggccgcagtttgggatgcctggactagactcactgaaattaatgagcatgacttAAGTTAATTTCaataggagtgccttttaccagctatAGCTGGTATGTGAACTACAGCTGTTCTTTTACAGGGGAAGTCTGGCCATGGTGATTCATGCAGAGATGAGGTCAAGacttgattactgcaatgtgccctATGTGGGGCTACTCATGGCCCTGGAGGCTCCAGCTGCTGCAAAACATTatgtctagaccaggggtagtcaacctttttatacctactgcccactaatgcatctttcttgatggtaaaatttccttaccgcccaccagtgctcgatggaaggaggattcagcttgtgccatagaaccccctaccgcccacctaaaatcctgaaacgcccactagtgggtggtagggaccatgttgacaacccctggtctagcctGTTGATAGGGAGTGACTATCACCAGGATGTAACTTTAGTGCTCCAAGGTTTGCACGGAGTGCCTGAACACTACACGACcaagttcaaggttcttgtattaatttacaaggcccttaacaatgTGGGTCTAGGATACCACAGGTACTGTCTAATCCCATATACCCTTGCCTGATCATCAAGGACTTGGGCAGAGTCAATGTTAGTGGTAACCCTATGGCTCAGATTCATGGCTTGTATCCACCAGGAGCTGTGAATTCAGTATTGTGGACCCAactttgtggaattcccttccagttgaggtcagGCAGGCCCCCTCCCTGATGATCTTCCAGAGCCTacagaagactttaaaaaaatccagcacaCATTTATACTGAAGTCTGCTTCTATAGTTTTAGCGACTCTTACCTTTCTGTATTGTAAATTGCATAGAGACCACTGTAGTCAATCTATTATTAATGAACAGTGCCATCAGAATTCTGATTCTATTACCATTTTTATTGCTTCAGAAATAGGACATCTGCTTGCCAGCATTGTGAGTTGCTCCTGCTTCTCTTGTGGCTGTTGAAGTCTGTCCCACAAAACTTGTACCTCTTTCTCCAGAACATCCCTGCTGGCAATTAGAGAGTCTTTCTTGACCTGCAACTACAAAGGCACATCTACATCAGTTCATACAAAACAGCTATGTGGAAAAGGCAGCAACAAGCTAAGTGAACTGTACCATATAGTCTCAAGAGCAAGTCAAGTCATATGTACCACTGCAGCATCTTATTCTTGTTCTTCTTCGGAAAAGTACATGCCAACACTCCTTCTTGATCATGGTACCAAAAATAAGCAATGAAGTATTGTGATTAACAGTTCCATAAGGTGGCGCAggttgggcagggggtggggagagaatgttGGTGTTTTGAATTTAATATGCAGCTTGGAAGCTTAACTGAACACTGAATTACTGTTGGAGTAGAACACACTTTAGCCTGGATATTACACCAAGACTCTTGAGTTTGAAAAAAGATGGAAGCTAAGTTTATTGAAGGAAATACACATATAgtcgcaccttggaagtcaaacagcctagttctcgaaaGTTTTGCCCCCtaaacgatcgaaacccggaagtgactgttccagttttcgaatgttcttttggaagctgaatgtccaatggggcttccgattggctgcaggagcttcctacagccaattagaagccgcactttggttttcaaacattttggaagttgaatggacttccagaatggattccattcgtcttgcaaggtacagtggtgccttgggttaAAAACGCTTCGGGTTAAAAACTCTGccaacctggaagtagtaccttgggttgagaactttgccccaggaagagaacagaaatcacacaccgGCAGCGCAGCGGCCCTATTAGCGAAagtgtgcctcaggttaagaatggttttgtgttaagaacagacctccggaacgaattaagttcggaacccaaggaaccactgtacaaCTGTATAGGGAAGATGCAAGGATGTTTCCTTCCCCAAAGTGATGATgtagaaaaagaaggaaatgagATCAGGAACGGAAGGTCAGTACAGGTTAAAGGacagtctaggccaggcatccccaaactgcggccctccagatgttttggcctacaactcccatgatccctagctaacaggaccagtggtcggggaagacgggaattgtagtccaaaacatctggagggccaaagtttggggatgcctagtctaggCAACTTGGAGGTTCATCCCTCTATCTACTCTTTCCCATGGAGACAAATCAGCCTCCAGTTCAAACCGAGTTGCATCCCAACAGTTCCAACAGGGAACCTGTGCTCCACCGTCTTATTTCAAGTGGCTgaaggcagagagcaggcagttAGAATAGAGATGGAACCTTCATTCACTATTACACTGCATGGGCTCACACATATCACCTTGTAGCATTAGAAGCTACAGAAGACCCATGCATTGGCCTAATGATAAGAAAGCACTTATACTACCATATTGGAGGACTTTATTGCACTTTGCAAGCCATGGTTATAAATAGCACACCTGTTGCATTTGCCCAACACTATTTAAGGACCATATTGGTTCTGGTATTCATGTGGGCTAAACAACCCGAGCCTCATTCATGTGAATACATCTTTTTTTACATTCAAAAGACCAACCTGATGAACAAGCAATTCGAGATCCTCAAGGTTCTTCTTTGTAAGGCAAATGCATTCTTCTTCATCGCCCAACATATCATTTTCCAGTGTCCCATCTGGTGTGTGTCCAATTTCTTTATTATACTGCCTGACTTTTTCCCTTAGTTTAAAAAACTCTTTCAATCTTTGCtcctaaacaaataaaatgattgaaatAGTCAGATCGAACAGCTTTCAAATTTACTGCTGTCAGGAGGTTTCAGATATAAAGAACGTCTAAAAATCACGTTTAACCCAACAAAACAGATCGACAATATTCCTGACACTGTCCAACTTTAAGTGCAACATAGGAATATCAACCTAGTTTCAAACCTGCTCAACAAAAAATGAACAGATTCATTTATTGATTAAGGCTATTTGCTAGTTCTGGATAACCAGAATGAATCTGATGtgaattaaatgcattttttctaGAACAAGCATTCAAAAGCAATTTGCTAGGAGATAAGAAGAAAGCAGCATGTTAAGTAAGCATGAGCAAGATGCCTATAATTTATACCAGGCTGGGTTAGAAGTAAGTTGAATTACTCCCCCTCTCCcaatgaaaaatatttatttcagagTGAATTCAAGTTTTAGGATTGCCGtatggaatttcctggacatatctgtAATACTGCAGCTGCAAGCAATGTCGGGGcgtaaatgtctgggaaaatccacaCGCATGGCGGCAGTGTCATTTTGCAGATCTTCCTCAGAAATAGCTTCAATTTCTTTGTgattttgcaaaaacaaagcaaaaaacaaaactctacaactcttctgtctggattttcactttgtgaaatgtggcaaccctatctTCACTTCTAACTCTTTACACAGCTAGAGGACCCAACATCGGGTCTCCTGGCTGCAAAAGTAACCATTTAGGggctgactgggggggggggagagtgtacGTTGCTGAGAATTCTTCTTAAATTTTAATTCAAATCGGAGAAACATTCAGAAGTCATACAATGCCTCCCATTTGGGGCTCATacctgggtagggttgccagactcaatagaggacaggacttctgtgcctttaattgccctgctctcttttgagtctggaaaccttaaagagaaaccagcagaccctttgcttggaaattaaacagaagtcctgtcctctattgagtctgccaAGCCTATACCTGGGCGGAAGCCCAGGAAGCCTCATCAGAACCTCTGATTTTTACTATATATTGGGTAtatcaattcaataaataaaaacaatttttctcCTTAAATAATGCAAAGCGGGAGGGGTCAGTACTACACCTTCACTTTCAAGAGGTGCTGAACATGTTCGTCTAATTCTTCCAGCTGCAAACAACTTGGAACACTGCCAGTCGGTATGTAGTATGGAATAGCGTAAAGCTCTGAACATAGTGTCTGCTCCTCTAGCTGCAGCTGTTTCAACTTCGTCAGCctctcttgtttttctttaagGGCGCCTTCTAAAGCCAGACGAAACTCTTTTTCTAACTGGATGATGGATAAGCCATCACCAACCTGTAAAGAGTTACAAAGGGTTAGGTGCAGAAATGTACAGGCGTCCCCCTCtcttacacaggggttacattctggcCCCTGCATGCTTAACGGAAATCATGTAAAGTTGAGACCCTCCTCTAAGCCCTTTAAAATGCCATCTTTGCCGctctctcttcaatccatacAAAATATACTGTATCCAAAAACATCTACAACTATAAATGAAGCTTTGGagctggcaggaggctggaggctgtgcaggaagttgctgctgctgcgctacccCGCACATCAGCTGTGGGGAtgtggggaggctgagcagcgtAAACGAAGCCCTGCTGCACCTccagtctctttggggcttcctctgctCTCACTGACAGCCTTTTCGGTCTCCAGAGACGGTCTCCTTGTGAGCcacgaggactctccagctctctcctgccatttccaggtttgaatcGAATCATTTAATTATTTCCCGGCACCATGCATTAGTGGAAGGATGCCTGTATTGACACTACAGTGAGTGGCAGTACTGAGCAAAGATCCCATTTTGACACGTCTGTACCGAAACAGAATTTATATTTGAACAGTAACCTTCCAGTCAACTGCCAGACCAAATATTGAAAGCCTTAATTCATTACAACAGTAAAAAGCAGCTCTGAAGAATCACATTAATTACAATTATACCCATCAGAGGGCTCTAgagattcttttatttcttcttcttcttttttataaaatataaactttattgaagttaaaatacatacacaaaatataaacaacaaacaaaatatagacaacaaacaaaaaggaaataaaaaattagACAAACAATACTAACAAAACTCAAATAACATTTAACGAATtacaaagtaaaaaataatacttAATACAAACTTAATCTTAAGTAAACAAAAATTTAAACCTAAATACaataaatcataaatcataaataaatcctatatgaatgtgtgtgtgtatatatatatcctctATAGATCATATTTTTCAACATAAACTCGAATTGTACCTCTAGGTTTTTATTCTGTCTGgctgcatatatatataacatCCTAAAAAATAAcctaaagcaaaagaaaaaaaccctttcccccttcttttaccccctcccccctcttctccctttaaaaaaattgactTCCCGTCCCCCCTttgctcttttgtttttaattatgttctTTATACatactttttctcctttctttttcttttgttcctttcttgtgccttttatGTATCCGCTAGAAGATTGGTTTTTTCTATTAATTTTTTCTGGTATTGCttaaataaattccattttttcccccaatttttcttcttttactcCTTTTGTCCTCCCCGCCCTAATTGTTAAATTTTGGTAATTTATCAATTTTTCCACCCATTCTTCTTTTTTCGGTATTGTTTtactcttccaattctttgcgatTAGTGTTCTgctggccactgttgcatgcatTATTGTTTTATCATTGGCTTTTATTTCATCACTTATTAACCCTAATAAAAACATCTCCGGGTCTTTTTTAAAGGGGTattttagaatttttaaaaattctttataTTTTtcatcccaatttttttttatttttttgcatttccaccaAATGTGTAACTGGGTCCCTGGTTCTTCTTGGCACCGCCAACAAATGTTGTTTGttcctttatacattttagccaatttgataggcgtcaaataccatctgtatTGCATCTTTAAGAAATTTTCCTTCAAATCATAGTTGGTCACATATTTCAAATCCCGCTTCCATAGATTCTCCCATTTGTCTATTGTTATCACCTTTCCGAAATCCTGTGCCCATCTAATCATTGTTTCTTTCGTCAAttcgtcttttgtttcccattccaaaattagttggtataatttttttatatattttccttttccttctattATAATTTTTCCAAATTTTGACATTTCATTTTCAAATCCTAATTTATTATCCAATTGGAATCTTTGCCTTATCTGATAATATTGCAACCATACAACACAGTGGTTTTTTATTTCCTCGTATTCTTTTAATCTCCACTTTCCATCTTTCTCCTCCCAAGATCTCTTTATATGTCGGCCACTCTGTTTTCATATTAATTTTTCTTACAGCTTCTATTTCGAATGGCAACACCCACCATGGCGTTTTAGGTTCTAaatttttttggtattttttccAAACTTTGTATATTGATTTTCTTATTATGTTATCCATAAAGCAATTATGAtttcccattttttctttcattaaatACTTGTGCCAACCAAATCCAAGTCCCgctccttccaaatctaacaccAAATTATTTTTAAGTTCTATCCAATCTTTAGCCCAAGCCAATCCTGCCGCATCATGGTATATTTCCAAATTTGGTAAACCGAATCCTCCTCTATCTTTTGCATCtgttaatattttatattttattctaggtttttttccCATCCCATACAAATTTTGTAATTTCTTTTCACCACTCATTGAAACAATTCACCCGGCCCCCTAAAATTGGTAAATTTTGAAACAGAAACATTAGCTTTGGTAGtatattcattttaattactGAAATTCTTCCCAGTATTGAGAGTTTTAATTTTGTCCATATTCctaatttttgtttaatttctttCCAGACTTTCTTGTAATTTTCTTGATACAAATCTATATTTTTTGCTGTCATCTgaatccctaaatattttattttttcattatctcaatACCTGTTGATTCCTgcaattttgttttttcttccccctctaaattttTTACTAATATTCCACTTTTCTTACAATTTATTTTGAATCCCGCCAATCTTCCAAATTCATTTATTCTCATAATCGCCACTGGAATGCATTCTAAAGGGTtctctgttgttattattatatcatctgcaaaggctcgtGCTTTATATCTGTTTTTTCCAACTTTAATTCCAATTTCCTTGTCCTCCCTTATACTTTTCATTAATGTCTCCAATACTATTATAAATAGTAGGGGAAACAATGGACATCCCTGTCTGGTTCCTTTGTGTATTTCTGTTAATTTCCCATTTATTacaatttttgcattttgttttcgaTATATACTTCCAATTGCTTTAGTTAATTTTTCTCCTAATTCTAATTCAAATAATACCTTTTCAAGAAAACACCATGATACGTTATCGAACGCCTTCTCTGCATCCACTGATAAAATTGCACCTTTTTTGCTTCTGTCGCTTTCCAAATATTCTAGaatattaattatatttttatattatctTTTATTTGTCTTCCTTTAATGAATCCTGCCTGATTTTTGTGTATTATTTCACCTAAAATTAAATTTAATCTGTTTGCCAATACCCCCGCATAAATTTTGTAATCGCAATTTAGTAATGATATAGGCCTATAATTATTTGGTGATTCTGCATTCAAATTTGGTTTTGGAAGCAATGTTATTGTTGCTTCCCTCCAACTCTCTGGAATATTTTCTTTGCTTGGAAGTTCATTTATTGTCTTAGGGGCGTTATTATAATCTCTTCCAGCTCTTTGTAATATTCTAGTGGAATGCCATCTGGGCCTgggccttttttcattttttgcatcACATCCCTAATTTCTTTATCTGTGAATGGCTCATTTATCAAATTAATCTTTTCCTGGGGAATTTTtggaaattaatatttttttatatattctgcgGCATCCTGCtcgtttattttttcttttcggTAAAGATTGGTATAgaatttttcaaacattttccttATTTCTTGTGATTTTCTATTATCTTATTCTCCATTCTTATtctgtttattaaattttcactccTTCTTTTCTTTAGCTGCCAAGCCAGAAGTTCTCCTGGCTTGTTAGCCCATTCAAAGTTTCTGTATTTCCATAATTCCAAATGTCTATTTACTTCTTCTTCTAACGTTTTTTCATATTCTGATTGCAAAATCTGTATCTCTTGGTTTATCTCCTTCTTTCCAGTTCTATATAATATCTTCTCCTTTCTCTTAATTTCTTCCGTTAGTTTtagtttcttttcttctctttttagtctatctaatttattttgtttgataAAATACCCCCTCACTACCGCTTTCCCAGCCTCCCACACTGTGCTCGAATCGACCTCCCCATTactgtttatttcaaaatattctttcatcAGTTCTCGGGCTCCCTGAACAACTTTCGCAttccttaataaaaatacatttaacctCCACCTTTTACTTGTGtctttttcttgttcttccaatGTTATCGCTACTGGGTTGTGATCTGATATTGGCTTTGCTTGAATTTCCACTTTTCCTAATCTTATAACTAAATTTTTACTTATCCAGATCCCATCAATTCTGCTCGCCGAATTATGCATTGCTGAATAATATGTGAACTCTTTGGTTATTGGGTATTTGTATCTCCATGTGTCAACTAATTGTAAATTTTCCACCATatcaaaaaaaaaatttgttttCTCTCCTTTTGGATTTGTTTACTGATTTATCCAGTTCTGGGTTCGTTATTccattgaaatcccccattaataCTATATGTTCCCATAATTTTTCTTccaattttccaaaaaaaattactTTACTCCCATTTGGTGCATAAATACCTACTATTAACCATTTTTCCCCCTCCACCGTTATTTCCGTTATTTCTACCATTATTATCCTCCCTTCTTTATCTTTCCATATTGTTTTGGGTTCcaatttttcttttatatatagcACCACCAGAGGGCTCTAGAGATTCCAAGTGTTCAATAGAAACCTTACACATGCAAAGCAAGAGCTccacattttcaaatgcaatggTAATGACAGAAAACAGTGCTGAGAACAAAAACTCATCATGGTGGCAGATATCATCAGCCTATTGTTGTTAACAGTGGAATTGTATACAAGTCTACTCAGATTTAAGCACCATCAAACTTAATGAGGGTTGTTCCCTGGTACACcaagtgtaggattgcagcctaagtgacATCTTTGTGCTTTGTTATCCGGAATAAGCAGCAGTGAAGCAACTTGCCTGGTAGGGGTCCAGCTTGAGTTCATATCTCACGATATTCAACTGAGATTTCTGTCTTTCAATGTCATTTTCAATTTTTTCTTTCAAATTACTTTCTTCCTCAATCATTTCATTCAACAGAGCCTATCCAAAAACCCATACAACAGAAGTGTGAGTACAGTTCCTTATCAGATTAACTGTTAAATTAAAACATTGCACCCATAGCTAATTTAAGAATTTGCGCCACATTAatgttctgcattttaaaatacataccaATCAAGTTTGTAACAGAAGAAGTGTTTCTGCCATATAAACTACTATCTCCCAAACTCAGTAACTGGAGTGTGGTCTGGTAGGCTTCCTGGGACTTACTGTTTTTTGCATTATTAGCTGGCTGGCTTTAAACCACGTTTACACACGGCTACTTGTCAGTAGCAaataacccccctcccagccATCAGGAAAACTGGGGGTAGAAGTTTCTATAAAATTAGTTTTTGTCAGCAAAGATATGAAGGCCTGCAACTAAATTGAAAGATTCAGGATCTGCTAGCAcaagaacctgtgtccctccagatgttgctgaaatacagCTCCCTTCATTCCTTGGTGGGAGCTGGGTCATACTGTCAGGAAGGAGGGTGTCAATGTAAAGACTCACATGGTAATTAGCACAGAACAAAACAGATTTATCTCCCAGCGACAGTCTGAGCACTGGACTTAGAAATTGGAATTTCCTCCCAAAAACTCACACCGCTGCTTTAAAGCAACAAaatattatctatatatataaaaatgtaaaaggtgcaTGTAGGTGACACAGCACCTTTCTCAGAAGCCGCTTGACTGAttctgttcaaatttggacacaatgtttCATTCCACTGTGCGGAGGTTCCtatacaggttgcgtagacagatgtcacacctgggtcatggaaaaccccgtgtttcagaactcacaaatcatacgaaagtgcatgctgggaatacaagagagattgcaacacagcgtcctctagtgacggctacactggtactgcacctggGAAAGCTTCCCTCACTACAGTATcttggctcggctttgcagaggtgggggcttgcctgggtggggtagggggtggggtaggtcatgggtcggaacagggtggggggagacacagggatgagcctATGTGAGTTTGAAgcgggactctgaggctccatttaacagactgagccccagcaacatgtggcagggccagctagtttggaATAAAACACAAAGAGCGTCCTAAAACCCATTAATATATAAATAGACAAATGAAATAAGTCAACTGTTTAAGAGCATTTGGAgtacaaatcacacacacacacacacacacacactgtgccatACCTCAATGTGCGCCTTAGCTGTCTGCATGCGCTCCAGCTGCAGTTCTCTGCTGATACCCATTTCGTTCCATAAGTCTATAAGCTTTCCAAAAGCCTGGGTCACACTATTCACTAGGGAGGAGGCCAAAACCTCACTGtacaataataaaatagaaaatggcaCATGAGAAACTCCAAGCCTTGCTTTCAGTCaatcacaaccccccccccccccgtttcctacATTGGCATCTGTTCAACCATATTACATGAGTTGTGCTTCACAAACATTCCCTTTGTAAGTTTCTGTTCTGCCTGGAATGCACCTGGTTAGTTTCAAATGCTGCTCCCgaaaggtttaggatcagagtttttccttctcctagaagggctaccttc
This window harbors:
- the LOC118097836 gene encoding protein regulator of cytokinesis 1, producing the protein MAKPARESEVLASSLVNSVTQAFGKLIDLWNEMGISRELQLERMQTAKAHIEALLNEMIEEESNLKEKIENDIERQKSQLNIVRYELKLDPYQVGDGLSIIQLEKEFRLALEGALKEKQERLTKLKQLQLEEQTLCSELYAIPYYIPTGSVPSCLQLEELDEHVQHLLKVKEQRLKEFFKLREKVRQYNKEIGHTPDGTLENDMLGDEEECICLTKKNLEDLELLVHQLQVKKDSLIASRDVLEKEVQVLWDRLQQPQEKQEQLTMLASRCPISEAIKMWEEELENLEVLKKESLKQITFRVRQELHDFWGKCFYSEEQRAAFQPLLNDNFSEELLSQHDEELLRIKEVYEKNKHLYDNVHKWNAIRERLGELEKKSTDPSRLLNRGGTLLKEERERSKLQKQLLKLGEELKKDTEDWEKENNSHFLVNNQRFLDSMALQLQHHKIKKDQPKISVKRDECGTPKSANKRPAGGVNMPPPSKMRKVNNLSVQQAII